In Chloroflexaceae bacterium, the DNA window TCTTCGGCGGCGGGCCGATCTACTGGCGCACGCGCTTCGGCAGCAACCAGGAAGCCTACGTCAAACTCACGCGGCTCAACGCCACGGCGCGGCACCAGGGCCTGCTGCTGAAGGTCCGCAATGGCAACTGGCGCAACGGGGCGATTTCGGTCTCCTACAACGCCACGGCGCAAGCAGTGGTGGTCGAGACCTACAACCGCTTCAGCCGGAGCTGGACGACGATTGGCACGTACCCGATCACCCTGCGCGACGGGGATCAACTCGGGGCGCGCGCCCTCTCCAACGGGACGGTGCGCGTGTACGTCAACTGCGTGCTGATCGGCCAGGCCAGCGCGGGCACGGCCTTCGACGACGAGGACGGGCAGATCGGCCTCTGGTTCATTGACGCGCCGGGGGCCATCTTCGACGACTTCGGGGGCGGCACGCCCGCGCAGTAGGCCCGTTGCGGGAGGCAGCGCAGCCCTGCGGAAAGGGGGAGAGGGAAACGTGATTTCCCTCTCCCCCTCTCTCCCTCGAACCTGGCAGGCAAAAATCTGCGCAGACAGTCAGAGATGACCGTCTGGTCGCCCCTGCTCTGTAACGATAGCGGCAAGAGCGTCGCGAACCACGCGGCTCAGTGTCCTCAATGGATCACGCGTTCCGGTCAGCGCTCTAAACTTCGCGCTCCTCGTTCTCCAGCGTAACAGGCGGCAGGCGACGCTGAACCTTGCTGCGGTTGATCACCTTCACATTGCCGCAGAAGGTTGACCCTGGCTCGAAGAAGACATCTCCCTCCACCGTCAGCGAGTTGCATGCCCGCAGGGACGGCGGGGCGGGAAACCGCGCCTCGAAGTCATCAATCAGGGTGTAGTACTTCTTGTCGAGGGTGACCACGGGATTGACGGCCAGGGCCTCGGGGTGGCGGCGGAGCCGGGCATTGGCGTCGAGCGTATAGATATCGGAGCGCAGCACCAGCAGGTCGGCGCAGGTCTTCACCGGCACGAAGCGGCTGCGGGGCACGCGCACGGCCTGGGCATCGGGAAACACCTCAATCGCCGCACCCATCGCCGTTTCGAGTTGATAGACCGGCGGCGAGTCGGGATCGCGGGGATCGAGGGTCTTGCGATTGCGGATCAGGGGCAGCTTGATCACATTATGGCCCTCTTCCAGCAGCGCTTTCAAGCGGTGCAGGTTCACCCAGATGTTGTTGGTGTTGAAGTAGCGATGGCGCGCGATGTCCTGGAAGTAGATCAGGTCTTCCTCCGGGCACTGGGCCACCTCGCGCAGCATGAACCGTCCATCGGTGCGCCGGGCCAGATGACCGCCCTTGCGGTCGGCCTTGGTGCGGCTGGCAACCTCCATCAGGAAGGGGATCTGCTGCTGAGCCATGTAACCGAGCAGGGCCAGGTCAAGGGTGGCGCCCAGATTGTCGGCGTTCGAGATAAACAGATACTCGTAGCCGTACCGCAGCAGTTGCTCCAGCACCCCCGAAGTCGCCAGGGCGACGTACACTTCGCCGTGGCCGGGCGGGCACCACTCCAGCTCCGGTTCGGCGGGCCAGACGGCAGGCTGTAAAGTCTCCTGCAACACCTTGGGCACCTTGTGTTGCAGCATAGTCCGGGGCACGTCGCAGGCCAGTTCAGGGTAGCGCGCCAGGACCTCGCGGGTATCCGCGTCGGTATTGAAGCTGTTCATGAAGATCAGCGGGATGGTCCGCCCGTAGAGGGCGCGATCGGCCAGGTTCTGGCGGGCGATAATGTCGAGGAACGTCAGGCCCTCGCGGGCGATGAGCACCGACTTGGCCCGCTCCAGCCCCATGCTGGTGCCCAGGCCGCCATTGAGCTTGAGCACCGCCACGCGGGCCAGAGAGGCCCGTCCCGCTTCCTCGTAGGCCCCCAGGTGCTCCAGGTTCGGCAGCG includes these proteins:
- a CDS encoding UTP--glucose-1-phosphate uridylyltransferase — its product is MTAQPVNFAPFEMKMRREGLEEIVIDNFRHYYTALVNGDTGLVPESEIRPVSALPNLEHLGAYEEAGRASLARVAVLKLNGGLGTSMGLERAKSVLIAREGLTFLDIIARQNLADRALYGRTIPLIFMNSFNTDADTREVLARYPELACDVPRTMLQHKVPKVLQETLQPAVWPAEPELEWCPPGHGEVYVALATSGVLEQLLRYGYEYLFISNADNLGATLDLALLGYMAQQQIPFLMEVASRTKADRKGGHLARRTDGRFMLREVAQCPEEDLIYFQDIARHRYFNTNNIWVNLHRLKALLEEGHNVIKLPLIRNRKTLDPRDPDSPPVYQLETAMGAAIEVFPDAQAVRVPRSRFVPVKTCADLLVLRSDIYTLDANARLRRHPEALAVNPVVTLDKKYYTLIDDFEARFPAPPSLRACNSLTVEGDVFFEPGSTFCGNVKVINRSKVQRRLPPVTLENEEREV